The following are encoded in a window of Arthrobacter antioxidans genomic DNA:
- a CDS encoding cysteine desulfurase family protein, translating into MIYLDAAATAPARRQVLEEMWPLLTATFGNPSSHHTYGEAAASDYARARSRIAALLGCRPGEIIFTSGGTEADNLALKGLALAAPRGRHIVTSAIEHPAVLEVLAYLRAFHGFRITVLPVSGTGRVSPSDLAAALEDTTTLCTVMYANNEVGTVQDIPELAEVCRRAGVPFHTDAVQAAGWLPLDVDRLGVTALSISGHKLGTPKGIGLLYLRSGTPCEPVLHGGGQERGRRSGTENVAGAVGLARALELAQAALPGAADRSTASRDALIAQVLAGVPGALLTGDAAGRLPNLASFCFPGVSGEAILLELERRGVLCSSGSACAAGSSEPSAVLLALGLDDETAHSAVRLSWTQDTASADLDQAAHAVVAAVEAVRSLGAAHAGSHAGA; encoded by the coding sequence GTGATCTACCTCGACGCCGCCGCCACCGCGCCCGCCCGGCGCCAGGTCCTCGAGGAGATGTGGCCCCTGCTGACCGCGACGTTCGGCAACCCCTCCAGCCACCACACCTACGGCGAGGCCGCGGCGTCGGACTACGCGCGCGCACGGTCCCGCATCGCCGCGCTGCTCGGCTGCCGGCCGGGGGAGATCATCTTCACCTCGGGCGGCACGGAGGCGGACAACCTCGCGCTCAAGGGCCTGGCGCTCGCCGCCCCGCGCGGCCGGCACATCGTCACCAGTGCGATCGAGCACCCGGCGGTGCTGGAGGTCCTGGCCTACCTGCGGGCGTTCCACGGCTTCCGGATCACGGTGCTGCCCGTCTCCGGCACCGGCCGCGTCTCGCCGTCGGACCTCGCCGCCGCGCTCGAGGACACGACGACGCTGTGCACCGTGATGTACGCGAACAACGAGGTGGGGACCGTCCAGGACATCCCGGAACTCGCGGAGGTCTGCCGGCGTGCGGGTGTTCCCTTCCACACCGACGCCGTGCAGGCCGCGGGCTGGCTTCCCCTGGACGTCGACCGGCTCGGCGTCACAGCGCTCAGCATCTCGGGGCACAAACTCGGGACGCCGAAGGGGATCGGCCTGCTGTACCTCCGGTCCGGGACGCCCTGCGAACCGGTGCTCCACGGCGGCGGCCAGGAGCGGGGGCGCAGGTCGGGTACGGAGAACGTGGCGGGCGCGGTGGGGCTCGCCCGCGCGCTGGAACTCGCCCAGGCAGCCCTGCCCGGGGCCGCCGACCGGTCCACGGCATCCCGCGACGCCCTCATCGCGCAGGTGCTCGCCGGCGTGCCCGGGGCCCTCCTCACGGGCGACGCCGCGGGCCGGCTCCCGAATCTCGCCTCCTTCTGCTTCCCGGGCGTCAGCGGCGAGGCGATCCTCCTGGAACTCGAGCGTCGCGGCGTGCTCTGCTCGAGCGGGTCCGCGTGCGCAGCCGGATCCTCCGAGCCGTCCGCCGTCCTCCTGGCGCTCGGTCTCGACGACGAGACGGCGCACAGCGCCGTGCGGCTCTCCTGGACGCAGGACACCGCGTCCGCCGACCTCGACCAGGCGGCCCACGCCGTCGTCGCAGCCGTGGAGGCCGTGCGGTCCCTCGGCGCGGCACACGCGGGCAGCCACGCCGGCGCCTAG
- the nadC gene encoding carboxylating nicotinate-nucleotide diphosphorylase — protein MTETATTTARTPSPDAVEPARPPQHLIDAVVAAALAEDAPWGDLTCQALIRPDQRATATITAREPGVLCGTAAIEAAMRLTDPRIRVTFPRADGTAFAAGDTLAEIAGPAAGILTAERTALNIAQRLSGIATMTRAFVDAAAGTRARITDTRKTTPGLRVLERWAVRCGGGSNHRSGLSDAVMVKDNHLALLAADGPEALTAALRAARSRLPHTVHVEVEVDRLDQIEPVLAAGVDTIMLDNFTPADLAEGVRRIGGRALVEASGNVRLGTVGPIAATGVDIISAGALTHSVRSLDLGLDFAAQGAAIVDPGGHP, from the coding sequence ATGACCGAGACCGCAACCACCACCGCCCGGACGCCCTCCCCGGACGCCGTCGAGCCGGCGCGGCCGCCGCAGCACCTCATCGACGCCGTCGTGGCCGCAGCCCTCGCCGAGGACGCGCCGTGGGGGGACCTCACCTGCCAGGCCCTGATCCGCCCCGACCAGCGGGCGACGGCGACCATCACGGCCCGCGAGCCGGGCGTCCTCTGCGGGACGGCCGCCATCGAGGCCGCGATGCGCCTCACCGACCCGCGGATCCGCGTCACGTTCCCGCGGGCCGACGGGACCGCCTTCGCTGCGGGGGACACCCTTGCGGAGATCGCAGGACCTGCCGCCGGTATCCTCACCGCCGAACGGACGGCCCTCAACATCGCGCAGCGGCTCAGCGGGATCGCCACCATGACCCGCGCGTTCGTCGACGCCGCGGCGGGCACCCGCGCGCGCATCACCGACACCCGCAAGACCACGCCGGGGCTCCGGGTCCTGGAGCGCTGGGCCGTCCGCTGCGGGGGAGGCTCGAACCACCGCTCCGGCCTGTCCGACGCCGTCATGGTCAAGGACAACCACCTGGCGCTCCTCGCGGCGGACGGCCCGGAGGCCCTCACCGCGGCCCTCCGGGCGGCGCGGTCGAGGCTCCCGCACACCGTGCACGTCGAGGTGGAGGTGGACCGGCTGGACCAGATCGAGCCCGTCCTCGCCGCCGGGGTGGACACCATCATGCTCGACAACTTCACGCCGGCCGACCTCGCGGAGGGCGTGCGCCGCATCGGCGGCCGCGCGCTCGTCGAAGCCAGCGGGAACGTCCGCCTCGGCACGGTGGGGCCGATCGCGGCCACCGGCGTCGACATCATCTCCGCGGGAGCGCTCACCCACAGCGTCCGCTCCCTGGACCTGGGCCTGGACTTCGCGGCGCAGGGGGCGGCGATCGTCGACCCGGGAGGGCACCCGTGA
- the nadB gene encoding L-aspartate oxidase codes for MTADAVQRVVIVGSGVAGLQTALVLRRLAPHCDVVLASKTALAESNTRYAQGGIAAVVPDPPGTRAAAHDSVADHIADTLAAGAGLADPEAVAVLCAEAARGIAALQAAGVVFDASPTDATVPARGREAAHSAARVLHLGGDASGAGLVAALTAAVRRDPRIEVLEDTLVTRVLLQDSAGHDDGAPPTRQGRRRASGVEVLHGGAARTLRADAVVLATGGAGQLFDSTTNPRIATGDGVALAWHAGAAVADLEFFQFHPTSLDVPGNPLISEAVRGEGAHLVDADGHRFMADYHPDGDLAPRDVVSRSIAQHLLHHPSGGRSGTPEGDCAREGRRRAGVYLDATGLGRAFLVRRFPTLTALTAQHGIDWSSTPVPVVPAAHYWMGGVRTDTSGRTSVPGLFAVGEVARTGVHGANRLASNSLLEGVVFGARCAAALAAGGGPAPSFDVEYLDLEAEETVTQSFTRGDLQAVMSDHAGVLRTGAGLELARKHLASYRPDTDPELANLLLCARLLVHAASRRTGSCGAHHRADQPDPAPQAPAPSRSYARATEGTRP; via the coding sequence ATGACGGCGGACGCCGTGCAGCGCGTGGTCATCGTGGGCTCGGGCGTCGCCGGCCTGCAGACCGCCCTGGTGCTGCGCAGGCTCGCGCCGCACTGCGACGTGGTCCTCGCCTCCAAGACGGCGCTCGCCGAGAGCAACACCCGGTACGCCCAGGGAGGTATCGCCGCCGTCGTCCCGGATCCGCCGGGCACCCGGGCGGCCGCGCACGACTCCGTCGCCGATCACATCGCCGACACGCTGGCCGCCGGCGCGGGACTGGCCGATCCCGAGGCCGTCGCCGTGCTCTGCGCGGAGGCGGCACGGGGGATCGCCGCCCTCCAGGCCGCGGGTGTCGTCTTCGACGCCTCGCCGACCGATGCGACCGTCCCGGCCAGGGGCCGGGAGGCGGCGCACTCGGCGGCGAGGGTCCTGCACCTCGGCGGCGACGCCTCCGGGGCGGGACTCGTCGCGGCGCTCACCGCCGCGGTCCGCCGCGACCCCCGCATCGAGGTCCTCGAGGACACCCTCGTGACGCGCGTGCTGCTGCAGGACAGTGCCGGCCACGACGACGGCGCACCCCCGACCCGCCAGGGCCGCCGGCGGGCCTCCGGCGTCGAGGTGCTCCACGGCGGAGCGGCGCGGACCCTCCGGGCGGACGCCGTCGTCCTTGCGACCGGTGGGGCGGGCCAGCTGTTCGACTCCACGACCAACCCCCGGATCGCCACGGGCGACGGCGTCGCGCTCGCCTGGCATGCCGGTGCTGCGGTCGCGGACCTCGAGTTCTTCCAGTTCCATCCCACCTCCCTCGACGTTCCCGGCAACCCGCTGATCTCCGAGGCGGTCCGCGGCGAGGGCGCACACCTGGTCGACGCCGACGGCCACCGGTTCATGGCCGACTACCACCCGGACGGGGATCTCGCGCCGCGGGACGTCGTCTCGCGCAGCATCGCGCAGCACCTCCTCCACCATCCCTCGGGCGGCCGCTCCGGCACCCCCGAGGGCGACTGTGCGCGGGAGGGGCGCCGTCGTGCCGGTGTGTACCTCGACGCGACGGGCCTCGGCCGCGCCTTCCTGGTCCGGCGCTTCCCCACGCTCACGGCCCTGACCGCGCAGCACGGCATCGACTGGTCCTCCACACCGGTCCCCGTGGTGCCGGCGGCCCACTACTGGATGGGCGGCGTGCGGACGGACACCTCGGGGCGGACATCCGTCCCGGGCCTCTTCGCCGTCGGGGAGGTCGCCCGCACCGGTGTGCACGGCGCGAACCGGCTCGCCTCCAACAGCCTGCTCGAGGGCGTGGTGTTCGGTGCCCGCTGTGCGGCGGCGCTCGCCGCCGGCGGGGGACCGGCGCCGTCCTTCGACGTCGAGTACCTCGACCTCGAGGCGGAGGAGACGGTCACGCAGTCGTTCACGCGCGGCGACCTGCAGGCCGTCATGTCCGACCACGCGGGAGTGCTCCGTACGGGCGCCGGACTGGAGCTCGCCCGCAAGCACCTCGCCTCCTACCGCCCGGACACCGACCCCGAGCTCGCCAACCTGCTGCTGTGCGCACGGCTGCTCGTGCACGCGGCGTCCCGCCGCACGGGGTCCTGCGGGGCGCACCACCGCGCGGACCAGCCCGATCCCGCGCCGCAGGCTCCCGCCCCGAGCCGGTCCTACGCACGAGCCACCGAAGGAACACGTCCATGA
- the nadA gene encoding quinolinate synthase NadA yields MSVTTAIQLITRGEAGTTGAAGAAGTCSPDLAQDPWAFDGVPLPDYGPGASMFDIAPAATPRQGELPEEYRTASAEELDGRIRAARETLGESVVILGHFYQRDEVVQYADFVGDSYQLARAATERTAAEAIIFCGVHFMAETADMLSTPQQAVILPNLAAGCSMADMADIDSVSECWDQLTALFGSAPDAAGRRPVIPVTYMNSSAALKGFCGENGGIVCTSSNAAAVLEWAFERGQRVLFFPDQHLGRNTAKAMGVPLEQMPLWNPRKPWGGTDEQTLRDSRVILWHGFCSVHRRFTVAQIEKARAEFSGVRVIVHPECPMPVVDAADESGSTDYIRKAIDAAAPGSTFAVGTEINMVNRLAAQYPQHTIFCLDPVICPCSTMYRIHPGYLAWVLEGLVEGRVLNRITVPDAVAEPARIALNRMLAVQP; encoded by the coding sequence ATGTCCGTCACCACCGCCATCCAGCTGATCACCCGCGGCGAGGCCGGCACCACCGGGGCCGCCGGGGCCGCCGGGACCTGCTCGCCGGATCTCGCGCAGGACCCCTGGGCGTTCGATGGCGTCCCCCTGCCCGACTACGGTCCCGGCGCGTCCATGTTCGACATCGCCCCGGCGGCCACCCCCCGGCAGGGAGAACTGCCCGAGGAGTACAGGACGGCGTCCGCCGAGGAACTCGACGGGCGTATCCGCGCGGCGAGGGAGACCCTCGGCGAGTCCGTCGTCATCCTCGGCCACTTCTACCAGCGCGACGAGGTGGTGCAGTACGCCGACTTCGTGGGTGACAGCTACCAGCTGGCGCGCGCCGCCACGGAACGGACGGCGGCCGAGGCGATCATCTTCTGCGGGGTGCACTTCATGGCGGAGACCGCGGACATGCTCTCGACACCCCAGCAGGCCGTCATCCTCCCCAACCTCGCCGCAGGCTGCTCCATGGCGGACATGGCGGACATCGACTCCGTCTCCGAGTGCTGGGACCAGCTCACCGCGCTCTTCGGCTCCGCGCCGGACGCCGCCGGCCGCCGGCCCGTGATCCCCGTGACGTACATGAACTCCTCCGCCGCCCTGAAGGGCTTCTGCGGGGAGAACGGCGGCATCGTGTGCACCTCCTCGAACGCCGCCGCCGTGCTGGAGTGGGCGTTCGAGCGGGGCCAGCGGGTCCTGTTCTTCCCGGACCAGCACCTGGGACGCAACACCGCCAAGGCCATGGGCGTGCCGCTGGAGCAGATGCCCCTGTGGAACCCGCGCAAGCCCTGGGGCGGCACGGACGAGCAGACGCTCCGGGACTCCCGCGTGATCCTCTGGCACGGCTTCTGCTCGGTGCACCGGCGCTTCACCGTGGCACAGATCGAGAAGGCCCGCGCCGAATTCTCCGGCGTGCGCGTGATCGTGCACCCCGAGTGCCCCATGCCCGTGGTCGATGCCGCCGACGAGTCGGGATCCACCGACTACATCCGCAAGGCGATCGACGCCGCCGCACCCGGCAGCACCTTCGCGGTCGGCACCGAGATCAACATGGTGAACCGCCTCGCCGCCCAGTACCCGCAGCACACCATCTTCTGCCTCGACCCGGTGATCTGCCCGTGTTCCACGATGTACCGGATCCACCCCGGCTACCTGGCCTGGGTGCTCGAGGGGCTCGTGGAGGGCCGGGTGCTCAACCGCATCACGGTGCCGGACGCCGTCGCCGAACCGGCCCGGATCGCGCTGAACCGGATGCTCGCGGTCCAGCCATGA
- a CDS encoding NUDIX hydrolase: protein MYSSANVSERQSQAPSLAISTVIFALRTDPASGRSEIWLPLVRRIRQPHLGKWALPGGPLGARESLQDAASRNLRDTTALDPTYLEQLYAFGGLDRSATQRLVSIVYWALVRPDQADLARDSENVRWFRAAEAVGLAFDHDEIVAYALERLRGKVTYGSVAYHFLGERFTLAQLRGVYEAVLGRQLDPANFRRQLRSAQDIAATDEVLQGGRNRPPRLYRYTGPRSGTAPSGAPPSDAPPSDVEAGTSTAS from the coding sequence ATGTACAGCTCGGCCAACGTCTCGGAACGGCAGTCCCAGGCACCCTCCCTCGCCATCTCGACCGTGATCTTCGCGCTCCGCACCGACCCCGCATCGGGCCGGTCGGAGATCTGGCTGCCGCTCGTCCGGCGCATCCGGCAGCCGCACCTCGGCAAGTGGGCGCTGCCCGGCGGCCCGCTGGGAGCCCGCGAGTCGCTGCAGGATGCCGCCTCGCGGAACCTGCGGGACACGACCGCCCTCGACCCCACCTACCTCGAACAGCTCTACGCCTTCGGCGGGCTGGACCGGTCCGCCACCCAGCGGCTGGTGTCCATCGTCTACTGGGCCCTCGTCCGCCCCGATCAGGCGGATCTGGCCCGCGACTCGGAGAACGTGCGCTGGTTCCGCGCCGCCGAGGCCGTGGGCCTCGCCTTCGACCACGACGAGATCGTCGCCTACGCCCTGGAGCGGTTGCGCGGCAAGGTCACGTACGGGTCCGTCGCCTATCACTTCCTGGGCGAGCGCTTCACCCTCGCGCAACTGCGGGGCGTCTACGAGGCCGTGCTCGGCAGGCAGCTCGATCCGGCCAACTTCCGGCGCCAGCTGCGATCGGCGCAGGACATCGCGGCGACGGACGAGGTCCTCCAGGGCGGTCGGAACCGGCCGCCGCGCCTCTACCGCTACACGGGACCGCGGTCCGGGACGGCGCCCTCCGGGGCCCCTCCGTCCGATGCCCCGCCCTCCGACGTCGAGGCCGGAACCTCGACGGCGTCCTAG
- a CDS encoding alpha/beta fold hydrolase gives MDHHAVHVVEGVDPRLSITRSDAGEPLDLPPILLLHGFGSSSRQNWVETGWVRFLNDAGRSVIMVDLPAHGDSAAPEDAGSYAPSRMRADILQALFDERVLPLRSDVPGSGVDVVAYSLGSRLAWEFGATQPELVRRMVLGGPGTADPLATFDLAGAELFLAGGPASQDPTTADLLRMAQAGPHNDLPSLLAMVSAIKTEPFDPRHAVPKMPLLLVAGDQDGYAEGITDLREWAPDARIATLPGRDHSNAITARLFKDEALAFLA, from the coding sequence ATGGACCACCATGCCGTGCACGTCGTCGAAGGCGTCGACCCCCGTCTGTCCATCACCCGCAGCGATGCCGGTGAGCCGCTCGACCTGCCGCCGATCCTGCTGCTGCACGGCTTCGGCTCCTCCTCCCGGCAGAACTGGGTGGAGACGGGCTGGGTCCGCTTCCTGAACGACGCCGGACGGAGCGTGATCATGGTCGATCTCCCCGCGCACGGCGACAGCGCGGCGCCGGAGGACGCGGGATCCTACGCACCGAGCCGCATGCGCGCGGACATCCTCCAGGCCCTGTTCGACGAGCGGGTCCTCCCCCTGCGCAGCGACGTGCCGGGGTCCGGTGTCGACGTCGTCGCCTACTCCCTCGGGTCGCGCCTGGCCTGGGAGTTCGGCGCCACCCAGCCCGAACTGGTCCGCAGGATGGTGCTCGGCGGTCCCGGCACCGCCGATCCGCTCGCCACCTTCGACCTCGCGGGGGCGGAACTCTTCCTCGCCGGCGGGCCCGCCTCACAGGACCCGACGACGGCGGACCTGCTGCGCATGGCGCAGGCCGGACCGCACAACGACCTCCCCTCGCTGCTCGCGATGGTCTCCGCGATCAAGACGGAGCCGTTCGACCCGCGGCACGCCGTCCCGAAGATGCCCCTGCTCCTGGTCGCCGGGGACCAGGACGGGTACGCCGAGGGCATCACCGACCTCCGGGAGTGGGCCCCGGATGCCCGCATCGCGACGCTGCCCGGCAGGGACCACTCCAACGCCATCACCGCCCGGCTCTTCAAGGACGAGGCCCTCGCCTTCCTCGCCTGA
- a CDS encoding serine/threonine-protein kinase, translated as MPVLLADRYQTTDLLGVGGTASVYRAVDRNLGRDVAVKIFNATTSDDDDYRRQHTEKVLLSTLNHPGLVTLHDAGMHEDQEGRTAGFLVMEFVDGEDLRHLLKRGALPADDVAQLGADLADALAYIHSEGVIHRDVKPANILLFYSGDNGTRLYPKLTDFGIARMMEATSATAVGATIGTANYLSPEQAKGDPLDERSDIYSLGLVLLECLTGEKSFPGPVVEAALARLLRDPEVPDCLGPDWSGLLRRMTARDPSLRPAAHDVALQLRSQDDLQADARAVARRTGLASPGTSGVLDDGELVTGGVLTGNVHIPAPPSRAPRIS; from the coding sequence ATGCCCGTCCTCCTCGCGGACCGATATCAGACCACGGACCTGCTGGGGGTAGGCGGCACGGCATCCGTGTACCGCGCGGTGGACCGCAACCTCGGGCGCGACGTCGCCGTGAAGATCTTCAACGCCACCACCTCCGACGACGACGACTACCGTCGCCAGCACACGGAGAAGGTCCTGCTCTCCACCCTGAACCACCCGGGTCTCGTGACCCTCCACGACGCGGGGATGCACGAGGACCAGGAGGGCCGCACCGCCGGCTTCCTCGTCATGGAGTTCGTCGATGGGGAGGATCTCCGGCACCTGCTCAAGCGCGGCGCCCTGCCGGCCGACGACGTCGCGCAGCTCGGGGCGGACCTGGCCGATGCGCTGGCGTACATCCACTCCGAGGGCGTCATCCACCGGGATGTGAAGCCCGCGAACATCCTCCTGTTCTACAGCGGCGACAACGGGACCCGGCTGTACCCGAAGCTGACGGACTTCGGCATCGCCCGCATGATGGAGGCCACCTCGGCGACCGCCGTCGGCGCGACGATCGGCACGGCGAACTATCTCAGTCCCGAGCAGGCGAAGGGCGACCCGCTCGACGAGCGGAGCGACATCTACTCGCTGGGCCTCGTGCTCCTCGAGTGCCTGACCGGCGAGAAGTCCTTCCCCGGCCCGGTGGTCGAGGCCGCCCTGGCCCGGCTCCTGCGCGATCCGGAGGTACCCGACTGCCTGGGGCCGGACTGGAGCGGACTCCTGCGGCGGATGACCGCGAGGGATCCCTCCCTCCGACCCGCCGCGCACGACGTCGCCCTGCAGCTCCGCAGCCAGGACGATCTCCAGGCCGACGCCCGGGCCGTCGCCCGGCGGACCGGCCTCGCCTCGCCAGGGACGTCCGGCGTGCTGGACGACGGCGAGCTCGTCACCGGCGGCGTCCTCACCGGCAACGTCCACATCCCGGCCCCGCCCTCCCGCGCTCCCCGCATCAGCTGA
- a CDS encoding MFS transporter: protein MYTTPSSASPDATSSHAAPSTPIVPGPQRSRLGKFGVLPHLAGTSFLVLGLFARLPLAMLTVGALTLVTTASGSYAAGGFSAGAVGLGSALGAPLLGFLADKRGQRIVLLVSALLNTAAIAALLIVTLTSATFSGGALALVLATAFAVGFTCPQIGPLARVRWMAMTRRSPRSALDTALSYEGTADELTFVLGPALVGLLASLIAPWLPLALAAALTITLVSAFAVHRTVAYSDRGSSDARTPADGDAGSGPEEDHPAAATRAALVLLPVAGMVAVGTFFGSTQTFLTAFSGQFGAAESSGLLYAVMGLTSAVAALSVAYWPQRFRHTHRWMVSAAAMAVAAAALALPTTIAAMLVALLFLGVFVGPTMVTIFSIGSAVAPAHRLGTVMTLLASGIVAGTAVGSGLAGTLAETGGAAAAVVVPAAAAAVLLVLGAVSAVALRRVSRA, encoded by the coding sequence ATGTACACCACTCCTTCATCGGCCTCGCCGGACGCCACGTCCTCCCACGCCGCCCCCTCGACCCCGATCGTGCCCGGCCCCCAGCGGTCCCGCCTCGGCAAGTTCGGCGTCCTCCCGCACCTCGCGGGAACCTCCTTCCTCGTCCTCGGCCTCTTCGCCCGTCTTCCCCTGGCGATGCTCACCGTCGGAGCCCTGACGCTCGTCACGACGGCGAGCGGCTCCTACGCCGCCGGTGGCTTCTCGGCAGGCGCCGTCGGCCTCGGGTCGGCTCTCGGGGCGCCCCTGCTCGGTTTCCTCGCTGACAAACGCGGGCAGCGCATCGTCCTGCTCGTCTCCGCACTGCTCAACACCGCGGCGATCGCGGCCCTCCTGATCGTGACGCTGACCAGCGCCACCTTCAGCGGGGGAGCGCTGGCGCTCGTCCTCGCGACAGCCTTCGCCGTCGGCTTCACCTGCCCGCAGATCGGCCCGCTCGCCAGGGTCCGGTGGATGGCCATGACCCGACGGAGCCCCCGGTCCGCCCTGGACACCGCGCTCTCCTACGAGGGGACCGCGGATGAGCTGACCTTCGTCCTCGGGCCGGCCCTCGTCGGCCTGCTCGCGAGCCTGATCGCCCCCTGGCTCCCGCTCGCGCTGGCCGCGGCGCTCACCATCACCCTCGTCAGCGCCTTCGCCGTGCACCGGACCGTGGCGTACAGCGACCGGGGTTCGTCCGATGCCCGCACCCCTGCCGACGGGGACGCCGGCTCCGGGCCGGAGGAGGACCACCCGGCCGCGGCCACCCGGGCCGCCCTCGTCCTGCTGCCCGTGGCGGGCATGGTGGCGGTGGGCACGTTCTTCGGATCCACCCAGACCTTCCTGACCGCCTTCTCGGGCCAGTTCGGTGCCGCCGAGTCATCGGGCCTGCTCTACGCGGTCATGGGCCTGACCTCGGCGGTCGCGGCGCTGTCCGTCGCCTACTGGCCGCAGCGCTTCCGCCACACGCACCGGTGGATGGTCTCGGCCGCCGCCATGGCCGTGGCCGCCGCCGCCCTGGCCCTGCCCACGACGATCGCCGCCATGCTCGTGGCGCTGCTGTTCCTCGGTGTCTTCGTGGGGCCCACGATGGTCACGATCTTCTCCATCGGCTCCGCGGTCGCACCGGCCCACCGCCTCGGCACGGTCATGACGCTCCTCGCGAGCGGCATCGTCGCCGGCACGGCCGTCGGGTCCGGACTGGCAGGGACCCTCGCCGAGACCGGGGGAGCGGCCGCCGCCGTCGTCGTCCCGGCAGCCGCCGCGGCCGTCCTGCTCGTCCTCGGCGCGGTGTCCGCCGTCGCGCTGCGGCGCGTCAGCCGGGCCTGA